In Nocardioides nitrophenolicus, the genomic window GACGAGCGCCTGGCGACCACCGTCTTCCTCCAGGCCCACCTGGAGAAGCCGATCCTGCTCGAGGGTCCGGCGGGCGTGGGCAAGACCCAGCTCGCGAAGTCACTGGCCGAGGTGACCGGACGCCGGCTGCTGCGCCTCCAGTGCTACGAAGGCCAGGACGAGACCACCGCGCTCTACGAGTGGGACTACGGCAAGCAGCTGCTCTACACCCAGCTGATGCGGGAGAAGGTCGGCGCGCTGGTCGCCGACTCCCCCGACCTCGCCGGCGCGGTGGACACCCTCGCGGGCGAGGAGAGCGTGTTCTTCTCCGAGCGCTTCCTGGCCGCCCGCCCGCTGCTCGAGGCGATCCGCTCCGAGGAGCCGGTCGTCCTGCTGGTCGACGAGGTCGACCGCGCCGACGAGGCGCTCGAGGCCGTCCTGCTCGAGCTGCTCGCCGAGTACCAGGTCTCCGTCCCGGAGCTGGGCACCTTCCGGGCCCGGCACACGCCGTACGTCATCCTCACGTCCAACAACACCCGCGACCTGTCGGCGGCGCTCAAGCGGCGCTGCCTCCATCTCTTCCTCGACTACCCGGACGCCGAGCGGGAGCTCGACATCATCAGATCCAAGCGGACCGGGCTCTCCGACGAGCTGGCCCGCCAGCTGGTCGGCGTGGTGCGGGGGCTGCGCGAGCTCGACCTGCGCAAGGCGCCGAGCATCTCCGAGACGGTCGACTGGGCCCGCACCCTCTCGGTGCTCGGCGCCGAGGAGCTCACGGCCCAGACGCTGGCCGCGACGGCCAACGTCGTGGTGAAGTACGAGCGCGACCTGCGGCGCGCCCTCGACGCGCTGCCGCGGCTGGTCGACCCGAACGCGGTCGTCCCCGACCACCTGCCGGAGCACGGCCACGGGCACGGGCATGGCCACGACCACGCCCACGACCACGGGCACGATCACGAGATCCCATCCGGCTCCGAGGGGCCCGACGGCGCCGAGGTGCGCCGGGCCAAGGACCAGCCCGGCCGCCACGACGAGGCGTACTACGGCACCGGCAGCATGGGCCCGGCCCGCTCCGTCCCGGCCGGCCAGGGCGCCCGCTCGTTCGGCTCGCGCCGCCGGCCCTTCTGACGCCGGAGGCACTGGGTCATGGACGGCGCCCTGCACCGTTTCGTGCGGCTGCTGCGGCTGCACGGCATCCGGATCGGCATCTCCGAGGTGGTCGACGCCTCCCGCGCCGCCGGCGCCCCGGGGGTGCTCGGGAACCGCGAGCTGCTCCGCAGCGCGCTGCGCGTGACGCTGGTCAAGGACCAGCGCGACGAGGCCGCCTTCGACCGGGTCTTCGACCGCTTCTTCCGGCTGCGGGCGGTCCTCGACTCCCCCGAGGAACACGGGCACTCCCATGCCCACGACGACCTCCAGGACGACGGCGAGCTCGACGAGTTCGTGCTGTCCGAGGAGCCGGGCCGGACCCCCAGCCAGGGACACAGCCACGGCAAGCCCCAGGACATCAGGGACTTCTTCGACCCCGAGGATCTCGCCCAGCAGTACAACCTGCACCAGGAGGCGAACAAGCTCGACCTCGCCGCGATGACCGACGAGATCGTGCTCTCCAACGACGGCGCCGCCTCGCCCGCGAACGCCGCCCGGGTCCAGCTCGACACCTCGCGGCTGCACAACCCGGGCCGGCCGGGCCGGCTCGCCGACCGGACGGGGACCCGGCTCGACTCGGAGCTGACGGTCGCCGAGGAGCTGGCGCTGCTGGCCTGGCTCGACGAGGGCGACGACGAGCGGGGGGAGGGCAGCACGGTCGACGCCGGCGACCTGGCGGCGCTGCGCACCGCGCTCTCCGGTCTCCTCGACGGCCTGCCCGAGGCGCTGCAGCGCCACCTGGAGGAGCTGCTCGCCACCGACGCCGCGATCGAGTCCCGCGAGATCAGGGCCCGCGAGATCGACCGGATCGGCGAGGCCGAGCGGGCCACTCTGGAGGAGTCGCTGCGCCGGCTGGTCCGCAGCCTCCACGGGGCACCCCGGTCGCGGCGCCGGGAGGCCGCGCGCGGCAGCATCGACGGCTCCCGCACGATGCGCCGCAACCTGCGCAGCGACGGAGTGCCCTTCCGCCCAGTGACGGTCGCGAAGGTGACCGATCGTCCACGCCTGCTCGTGCTGGCCGACGTCTCGCTCTCCGTCCGGGCCGCGGCCCGCTTCACGCTGCAGCTGGTCCACGGCCTGCAGGGCATGGCCTCCCACGTGCGGACCTTCGCCTTCGTCTCCGACCTGGTCGAGGTGAGCGACCTGTTCGCCGAGCACCCGATGGAGGAGGCGCTCTCGCTCACCCTGTCCGGGCTGCCCGCGGGCGGCGTGCTCGACGTCGACACCGACTCCGACTACGGGTCGGCCTTCGGTCAGCTCCTCGACGAGTTCGGGGGCGGGGTCAACCGGCGTACGACGGTGGTGGTCCTGGGCGACGGGCGCGGCAACGGCAACGACCCCGGGCTCGGCGCCTTCGAGGAGATCGCCCGCCGCGCCCGCGAGACGATCTGGATCACCCCCGAGCCGCGGTACTCGTGGACGCTCGGCAGCTGCGACCTTCCCGCGTACGCCGCGCACTGCGACCGGGTGCACGTCGTCCGCGACCTGGCCGGACTCGACCTGGTCACCGCGCACCTGACCGAGCTCCGATGACGACCACGCCCGCCGCACCGATCGATCCGCTCCACAGCGAGCGCCCCGGCGTCTACGCCGACGCTCTGGTCGAGGTTCGCCGGAGCGCGGCCGCCCCGCCGCACGCGATCCGGACCGCCTCCTTCGCCTTCTGGGCCGACCGCGAGCGATTGCACCTCGTGCACCAGCTCCCCGCGGACCTGGTCGACAACGACCTCGCCGGACTGATCGCCGGCGAGCTCTTCGCCCCGGGCTGGTTGGAGGGCAGCGAGCTCTTCGAGCGGCTGATGACCGGCATCGTGCTCAGCATCTCGCCCGACCCGCTGACGGCATGGACGCTGTTCTACCGCAACACCCTCGACCGGCTCACCCACGCCGGACCACCGGCCGAGGGCGGCGGGCGCCGCGGCCACGACCTCGTGGAGGGCTCGCTCGCCGGCTACGCACCGGTGTACCGCCACGCCCACGAGCTGATCGCCCCCGGCTCCATGTTGGAGCTGGGCAGCTGCTTCGGCTTCTTCAGCCTGCTCAGCGCCGGGCACCTCGAGGTGACGGCGAGCGACCTCAGCACCAACACGGTGCGCCTGCTGGCCCGGGTCGCGCCGCGGCTCGGACGCCGGCTGGACACCCTCGTCTGCGACGCCGCCCGGGTGCCGCGCCCCGACGCCTCCTTCGACACCGTCGTCGCGCTGCACCTGCTCGAGCACATGTCCTCCGAGCACGGTCGGGCCGTCCTGGACGAGATGCGGCGGGTGGCCCGGCAACGGGTCGTCATCGCGGTCCCCTACGAGGAGGAGCCGACCGCGGCGTACGGACACGTGCGTACCTTCGACCACGACGACCTCGCCGAGCTCGGCGCGCACAGCGGCTGGCGCTGGCGGGTCCACGACCACCACGGCGGGTGGCTGGTGCTGGACCGCCGGTGAGCTCGCCCCCACCCGCGACCGCGACAGGTCAGATCAGGCCGTCCTTGCTCGCGACGTAGACCGCCTCCGCGCGACGGCTCACCTGCAGCTTGCGCATGATGTTGCTGACGTGGAACTTCGCCGTCGTGTCGGAGATGAAGAGCTGGCGCCCGATGTCGCGGTTGGACATGCCCCGCGCGAGCAGCCGCAGCACGTCCTGCTCGCGGTCGGTCAGCCGCCGGTTCTCGGCGGCCGTCT contains:
- a CDS encoding AAA family ATPase, with amino-acid sequence MSARPLDAVRDPAGFADVADVIDQFAEHGYLADERLATTVFLQAHLEKPILLEGPAGVGKTQLAKSLAEVTGRRLLRLQCYEGQDETTALYEWDYGKQLLYTQLMREKVGALVADSPDLAGAVDTLAGEESVFFSERFLAARPLLEAIRSEEPVVLLVDEVDRADEALEAVLLELLAEYQVSVPELGTFRARHTPYVILTSNNTRDLSAALKRRCLHLFLDYPDAERELDIIRSKRTGLSDELARQLVGVVRGLRELDLRKAPSISETVDWARTLSVLGAEELTAQTLAATANVVVKYERDLRRALDALPRLVDPNAVVPDHLPEHGHGHGHGHDHAHDHGHDHEIPSGSEGPDGAEVRRAKDQPGRHDEAYYGTGSMGPARSVPAGQGARSFGSRRRPF
- a CDS encoding VWA domain-containing protein, with translation MDGALHRFVRLLRLHGIRIGISEVVDASRAAGAPGVLGNRELLRSALRVTLVKDQRDEAAFDRVFDRFFRLRAVLDSPEEHGHSHAHDDLQDDGELDEFVLSEEPGRTPSQGHSHGKPQDIRDFFDPEDLAQQYNLHQEANKLDLAAMTDEIVLSNDGAASPANAARVQLDTSRLHNPGRPGRLADRTGTRLDSELTVAEELALLAWLDEGDDERGEGSTVDAGDLAALRTALSGLLDGLPEALQRHLEELLATDAAIESREIRAREIDRIGEAERATLEESLRRLVRSLHGAPRSRRREAARGSIDGSRTMRRNLRSDGVPFRPVTVAKVTDRPRLLVLADVSLSVRAAARFTLQLVHGLQGMASHVRTFAFVSDLVEVSDLFAEHPMEEALSLTLSGLPAGGVLDVDTDSDYGSAFGQLLDEFGGGVNRRTTVVVLGDGRGNGNDPGLGAFEEIARRARETIWITPEPRYSWTLGSCDLPAYAAHCDRVHVVRDLAGLDLVTAHLTELR
- the mftM gene encoding mycofactocin oligosaccharide methyltransferase MftM, coding for MTTTPAAPIDPLHSERPGVYADALVEVRRSAAAPPHAIRTASFAFWADRERLHLVHQLPADLVDNDLAGLIAGELFAPGWLEGSELFERLMTGIVLSISPDPLTAWTLFYRNTLDRLTHAGPPAEGGGRRGHDLVEGSLAGYAPVYRHAHELIAPGSMLELGSCFGFFSLLSAGHLEVTASDLSTNTVRLLARVAPRLGRRLDTLVCDAARVPRPDASFDTVVALHLLEHMSSEHGRAVLDEMRRVARQRVVIAVPYEEEPTAAYGHVRTFDHDDLAELGAHSGWRWRVHDHHGGWLVLDRR